From Selenomonas ruminantium AC2024, a single genomic window includes:
- a CDS encoding 4Fe-4S binding protein gives MKSEISVKLARCKGCGICAAFCPKSVVAIDELGKVQVVNPDACIGCGQCELRCPDYAIFVDKDAKGGVA, from the coding sequence ATGAAATCAGAGATTAGCGTCAAGCTGGCGCGGTGCAAAGGGTGCGGAATTTGCGCGGCCTTTTGCCCTAAGTCGGTGGTGGCTATAGATGAGCTGGGCAAGGTTCAGGTGGTAAATCCAGATGCTTGTATCGGCTGTGGGCAGTGTGAACTGCGTTGTCCGGATTATGCAATTTTTGTGGATAAAGATGCAAAGGGGGGCGTAGCATGA
- a CDS encoding 2-oxoacid:acceptor oxidoreductase subunit alpha, whose protein sequence is MSKARLMQGNEACAEAAIAAGVNFFAGYPITPSTEIAETMAKLLPQHGGKFIQMEDEIASMGAILGASLAGCKVMDATSGPGFSLKQELIGYAACAEIPCVLVDVQRVGPSTGQPTAPSQGDVMQVRWGTHGDHPVIALSPWSVRETYDATVMAVNYAERFRTPVMLLMDEMVGHLREKVELPEKVDIYPRRKPTKTRAEGYQPFAPEEDLVPNVADFGEGYHIHVTGLIHDETGFPVGSPKVTEDSIRRLHEKIERAGEEIIHTESYFIEDAEYAVVSFGGTARTAYEAVREARAAGRKVGLVRLMTIWPFADKVIAELAAKVKGIVVAELNYGQIVHEVRRAANGACPVSLCGKYNMRAFEPGEILASIHELVKEVEG, encoded by the coding sequence ATGAGCAAGGCAAGATTGATGCAGGGCAACGAAGCCTGTGCCGAAGCAGCAATCGCTGCGGGTGTGAATTTCTTTGCCGGTTATCCGATTACTCCCTCCACGGAAATCGCAGAAACCATGGCAAAACTTCTGCCTCAGCATGGCGGCAAGTTTATCCAGATGGAAGATGAAATCGCTTCGATGGGCGCAATTTTAGGCGCTTCGCTGGCTGGCTGCAAGGTTATGGATGCTACTTCCGGGCCGGGCTTTTCCTTGAAACAGGAGCTCATTGGCTATGCCGCCTGTGCAGAGATTCCCTGCGTTTTGGTGGATGTGCAGCGTGTCGGCCCGTCTACCGGCCAGCCGACAGCTCCTTCGCAGGGTGATGTGATGCAGGTGCGCTGGGGGACACATGGCGACCATCCGGTGATTGCACTGTCTCCCTGGAGTGTGCGCGAAACCTATGATGCTACGGTTATGGCTGTGAATTATGCCGAACGTTTCCGTACGCCGGTAATGCTTTTGATGGATGAGATGGTCGGACACTTGCGGGAGAAGGTGGAACTTCCCGAAAAAGTGGACATCTATCCCCGCCGTAAGCCGACGAAAACGCGGGCGGAAGGTTATCAGCCCTTTGCGCCGGAGGAAGATTTGGTGCCCAATGTGGCGGATTTTGGCGAAGGCTATCATATCCATGTGACGGGGCTTATCCATGATGAAACAGGTTTCCCTGTGGGCAGCCCGAAGGTGACGGAGGACTCCATCCGCCGTCTGCATGAGAAAATCGAGCGTGCCGGTGAGGAAATCATTCATACGGAAAGTTATTTTATTGAGGATGCGGAATATGCTGTGGTATCCTTCGGCGGTACGGCCCGCACGGCTTATGAGGCGGTGCGTGAAGCCCGTGCAGCTGGCAGGAAAGTTGGTCTTGTGCGATTGATGACGATTTGGCCGTTTGCGGACAAGGTGATTGCAGAATTGGCCGCCAAGGTCAAGGGGATTGTCGTAGCCGAGCTGAACTATGGGCAGATTGTCCATGAGGTCCGGCGGG